In one window of Niallia sp. Man26 DNA:
- a CDS encoding MerR family transcriptional regulator has translation MNTYSISEVAKELNLTTYTLRYYDKEGLLPFVERTTNGTRLFKESDIGALRIIECLKSTGMPIKEIKSFIDWCQDGDATLQQRYDMFLERKAAVEAQLAEINKTMEIIKHKCDYYKTALEAGTEDIHKTEKIGSLN, from the coding sequence ATGAACACATACTCTATTAGTGAAGTAGCGAAAGAATTAAACCTTACCACCTATACGCTCCGTTATTATGACAAAGAAGGCCTTTTGCCTTTTGTAGAACGAACAACTAATGGAACAAGATTGTTTAAAGAGTCGGATATTGGCGCATTAAGGATCATTGAATGTCTGAAATCTACTGGGATGCCTATAAAGGAAATTAAAAGTTTCATTGATTGGTGTCAGGATGGAGATGCTACCCTCCAGCAGAGATATGACATGTTTTTAGAACGGAAAGCCGCTGTTGAAGCACAGCTGGCAGAAATAAATAAAACGATGGAAATTATTAAACATAAATGCGACTATTATAAGACTGCCTTAGAGGCAGGCACAGAAGATATTCATAAAACTGAAAAAATTGGCAGTTTAAATTAA
- a CDS encoding HPr family phosphocarrier protein, translating to MLVTKETVRLIRGLQARNTTIFVAKARSFSSDVFLTKNGKASNGKEIMKVMDLNVNTGDEITLLVDGPDEKDAIHTLKKFLFNK from the coding sequence ATGTTGGTAACAAAGGAAACGGTAAGACTGATCCGGGGACTGCAAGCAAGAAATACGACGATATTTGTTGCTAAAGCCCGTTCTTTTAGTAGTGATGTGTTTCTAACTAAGAATGGTAAAGCTTCAAATGGAAAAGAAATTATGAAGGTAATGGACTTAAATGTAAACACTGGTGATGAAATCACCTTGTTAGTCGATGGACCAGATGAGAAGGACGCCATCCATACATTAAAAAAATTCCTATTTAATAAGTAG
- a CDS encoding transposase has product METISLKLELLNPTKAKKEMYKEMTNINTSFANWLLEYQGLKDATSKVYKLFSDGKFPSAIVNQTIREVKSKKNNQKAKVFRRFWCGFNNQNLKVEKENNLYKVSFPTLEKRVGVPVVIETYQTHWLDKVLEGKAKQGAAELYEKKGRWYVSISISFEPKIPKFESIKPPIMGIDVGLNYLAVAMVGTTSLFFKGNEAAFIRRKYASKRRVLGQNKKLDAIRKSKNKESQWMKELNHVISRKIVNFALENGVRLIRMEDLTGIRKTAKSKKEAGRNLHSWAQYQLQTFIEYKAKVEGMEVQYVNPYNTSQMCKCGHIDKNNRNRHLFQCEKCGYKSHADVNAGLNISKCVSGISKKKKAS; this is encoded by the coding sequence TTGGAAACAATTTCTTTGAAACTAGAATTATTAAATCCTACTAAAGCTAAAAAAGAGATGTACAAAGAAATGACAAATATCAATACATCTTTTGCGAACTGGTTATTGGAATATCAAGGTCTAAAGGATGCAACATCGAAAGTTTATAAGTTGTTTTCTGATGGGAAATTCCCCTCGGCTATTGTGAACCAAACCATTCGAGAGGTTAAATCTAAGAAAAATAATCAAAAAGCGAAGGTTTTTCGCCGTTTTTGGTGTGGCTTCAACAACCAAAATTTGAAAGTAGAGAAAGAAAACAACCTCTATAAAGTTTCATTTCCTACTCTTGAGAAACGTGTTGGTGTACCAGTTGTAATAGAAACATACCAAACACATTGGTTAGATAAAGTTTTGGAAGGGAAAGCAAAACAAGGAGCAGCGGAGTTGTATGAGAAAAAGGGGCGTTGGTATGTTTCCATTTCTATCTCTTTTGAACCAAAAATACCGAAATTTGAATCTATTAAACCTCCAATAATGGGCATTGATGTAGGGTTAAACTATCTTGCTGTTGCTATGGTTGGAACAACTTCGTTGTTTTTTAAAGGAAATGAGGCAGCATTTATTCGCAGGAAATATGCTTCGAAAAGACGAGTCCTTGGACAGAATAAAAAGTTGGATGCTATTCGCAAATCCAAAAACAAAGAATCGCAATGGATGAAGGAATTAAATCATGTCATAAGCCGAAAAATCGTAAACTTCGCATTAGAGAACGGTGTTCGTCTAATACGAATGGAAGATTTAACAGGCATTAGAAAAACAGCAAAATCAAAGAAAGAAGCAGGTCGAAATCTACATTCTTGGGCACAATATCAACTTCAAACTTTCATTGAATACAAAGCAAAGGTGGAAGGCATGGAAGTTCAATATGTAAATCCTTATAACACATCGCAGATGTGTAAATGTGGTCATATTGATAAAAATAATAGAAACCGTCATCTATTTCAGTGCGAAAAATGTGGATATAAAAGCCATGCAGATGTGAATGCTGGACTTAATATATCAAAATGTGTAAGTGGTATTTCTAAAAAGAAAAAAGCATCCTAA
- a CDS encoding NAD(P)H-dependent oxidoreductase: MWECQETKKQEILDAFNFRHATKVFDPTKKISKEDFSFILETGRLSPSSVGYEPWKFLIVQNKEFHERLKEVAWGAQGQLPTASHFVIILARTDARYDSEYVWQLQKNVKHIPEDKIEKMKSAYKSFQEGMKLLESDRALFDWASKQTYIALGNMMTAAAQIGIDSCPIEGFSPEKVNQLLEEKGLLENGKLAVSAMVAFGYRAENPDRPKTRRAMEDVVQWID, encoded by the coding sequence CTGTGGGAGTGTCAAGAAACAAAAAAGCAGGAAATCTTAGATGCATTTAACTTTCGTCATGCTACAAAGGTATTTGACCCTACGAAGAAAATTTCTAAAGAGGACTTTTCATTTATCCTAGAAACTGGTCGTTTATCTCCAAGCTCTGTTGGTTATGAACCATGGAAATTTCTTATCGTGCAAAATAAGGAGTTTCATGAGCGATTGAAGGAGGTTGCATGGGGAGCACAAGGTCAGCTTCCGACTGCTAGTCATTTCGTTATCATTCTTGCACGGACAGATGCAAGATACGATTCTGAGTATGTATGGCAACTGCAAAAAAACGTGAAGCACATACCGGAAGATAAAATTGAAAAGATGAAGTCTGCGTACAAAAGTTTTCAAGAGGGTATGAAGCTGTTGGAAAGCGATAGAGCATTGTTTGACTGGGCTAGCAAGCAAACATATATCGCCCTTGGCAATATGATGACAGCAGCGGCACAAATCGGAATTGATTCTTGTCCAATTGAAGGCTTTAGTCCTGAAAAAGTGAATCAGCTTTTGGAGGAAAAAGGTTTGTTGGAGAATGGCAAGCTTGCGGTATCTGCTATGGTTGCTTTTGGCTATCGCGCAGAAAATCCAGACCGTCCGAAAACACGCCGAGCTATGGAAGATGTAGTACAGTGGATAGACTAA
- a CDS encoding helix-turn-helix domain-containing protein, giving the protein MLERADYLRESIDFLQRFIAKSMQKEAEGYGFTVPQIRVIAEVMTNKTSSIKQLTHNLKMTQSSVSDIVERLIGKGILEKTPNPKDKRSVVITLTKGAEDGINKKDYTHLNEMITGALSQLNAEEQEIVMKGMQLLVGAVKEKMTSEGMNYNESFDVMLFPTHENKQ; this is encoded by the coding sequence ATGTTAGAAAGAGCTGATTATCTTCGAGAGTCGATCGATTTTTTACAGCGGTTTATAGCAAAAAGTATGCAGAAGGAAGCTGAGGGCTATGGATTTACAGTGCCGCAGATTAGGGTTATTGCGGAAGTAATGACAAATAAAACTTCAAGTATTAAGCAATTAACTCATAATTTAAAAATGACCCAAAGTTCTGTTTCTGATATAGTGGAAAGACTTATCGGAAAAGGCATACTTGAGAAAACTCCCAATCCTAAAGATAAACGCTCAGTGGTTATCACATTAACGAAGGGTGCAGAAGATGGAATAAACAAAAAGGATTACACCCATTTAAATGAAATGATAACCGGTGCGCTGAGTCAGCTTAATGCCGAAGAACAAGAAATCGTTATGAAGGGAATGCAGCTGCTTGTCGGAGCCGTAAAAGAAAAAATGACATCAGAAGGAATGAACTATAATGAGTCCTTTGATGTAATGCTATTTCCTACTCATGAAAATAAACAATAA
- the cls gene encoding cardiolipin synthase produces METSNIITLLISLISFINIALGIAVIFFERRDVGYTWAWLLILFTVPVVGFLIYIFLGRQVRKENFYKLTDFEKSDFEMAVNRELEAVKEHYSHNEMLDQYSDLINMNLNSSNAFLTTDNEINIFTTGQEKFASLFEDIKKAKEEVNIQYYIIQPDNLGKQLRDLLVQKAKEGVKVRLLFDAIGSKKISPSFYQEIIKNGGEVEVFFPSFLRLINFRINNRNHRKLCIIDGNIAYIGGFNVGDEYMGMKKKFGYWRDTHLKITGNAVNHVQARFILDWVYSSKAEQVAGEDFSFTKGEHNGNSPVQIVSSGPNSKTEHLKNMYVRLIMSAKKSIYIQTPYFIPDASFMDACKMALLSGVDLRIMIPNKPDHPFVYWATWAFAGELLSYGAKIYLYEKGFLHAKTIVVDQKTSSVGTTNIDNRSFKLNFEVNATVYDKAIADELAHIFHEDIKNCSHLTIERYEERPLSIKFKEAISRLLAPIL; encoded by the coding sequence ATGGAAACAAGCAACATAATAACGCTGTTAATTTCGTTAATTTCTTTTATAAATATAGCGCTTGGTATTGCTGTTATCTTTTTCGAAAGAAGGGATGTTGGCTATACATGGGCTTGGTTATTAATACTGTTTACTGTTCCGGTCGTAGGTTTTCTTATTTATATTTTCTTAGGCCGCCAAGTGAGAAAAGAGAATTTTTATAAGTTAACTGATTTTGAAAAAAGTGATTTTGAGATGGCTGTTAATAGGGAGCTAGAAGCGGTAAAAGAACATTATTCGCATAATGAAATGCTGGATCAATATTCGGATTTAATTAATATGAATTTAAACTCTTCTAATGCATTTTTAACTACTGATAATGAAATTAATATCTTTACCACTGGGCAGGAAAAATTTGCTTCGCTTTTTGAGGATATTAAGAAGGCAAAAGAAGAAGTGAATATACAATACTATATTATTCAACCTGATAATCTTGGTAAACAACTAAGAGATTTATTAGTTCAAAAAGCGAAGGAAGGAGTTAAAGTGCGTTTGCTTTTTGATGCGATTGGTTCGAAGAAAATATCACCCTCTTTTTATCAAGAGATTATTAAGAATGGCGGAGAGGTCGAAGTTTTTTTTCCTTCTTTTCTAAGATTAATTAACTTTCGTATTAACAATCGCAACCATCGAAAGCTTTGTATTATTGACGGAAATATTGCTTATATAGGCGGATTTAATGTTGGTGATGAGTATATGGGCATGAAAAAAAAGTTTGGGTATTGGCGTGACACTCACTTAAAAATTACGGGTAATGCGGTTAATCACGTGCAGGCGAGATTTATCTTGGATTGGGTTTATTCAAGTAAAGCTGAGCAAGTAGCTGGAGAGGATTTCTCCTTTACAAAAGGGGAGCATAACGGAAACAGTCCTGTTCAAATTGTTTCAAGCGGCCCAAACTCAAAAACAGAGCATTTAAAAAATATGTATGTAAGACTTATTATGTCTGCGAAGAAAAGTATCTATATCCAGACACCGTATTTTATTCCAGATGCGAGTTTTATGGACGCATGTAAAATGGCCCTTTTATCTGGCGTGGATTTGCGTATTATGATTCCGAATAAGCCTGATCATCCCTTTGTGTATTGGGCCACATGGGCATTTGCAGGTGAACTGTTATCATATGGAGCTAAAATCTATTTGTATGAGAAAGGCTTCTTGCATGCTAAGACAATTGTAGTCGATCAAAAGACATCGTCTGTTGGAACGACCAATATAGATAATAGAAGCTTTAAGTTGAATTTCGAAGTTAATGCAACTGTATATGACAAAGCTATTGCAGACGAGCTTGCACATATCTTTCATGAGGATATAAAAAACTGCTCCCACTTAACAATAGAAAGATATGAGGAAAGACCACTAAGCATAAAATTTAAAGAAGCTATATCAAGGCTTTTAGCGCCTATTTTATAA
- a CDS encoding ABC transporter ATP-binding protein — MLKIFSHFQRKDWLLITCALVFIVMQVWLDLKLPDYMSEITRLVQTEGSEISDVLSQGGFMLLCAVGSMAASIITVYFAAKVAARFSNRLRGMVFDKTLSFSMQELSSFSTASLITRSTNDIMQVQMLIILGLQVVLKAPILAVWAILKIMGKSWQWTAATGVAVFVLLVLIAIIVLIALPKFKVIQTLTDNLNMVTRENLTGIRVVHAYNSTKFHQSKFEKANNDLTDTNLFTTRTMAILMPTISLIMSGISLAIYWIGAVLINDAPMTNKLTIFSDMVVFSSYAMQIIMAFMMVSITFVLLPRAAVSAKRINEVLDTEVSIKDGTATEGTTEAEIEFRNVSFKYPGASEYVLQNVSFKASKGETLAIIGSTGSGKSTLVNLIPRFMEATEGEILVDGLNVKEYNLESLRDKLGYVSQKAVMFSGSVSSNIAFGEADKSTKAESEIKRAVEIAQGKDFIEKMDQQYEAAISQGGTNLSGGQKQRLSIARAIYKLPEIYLFDDSFSALDYKTDRVLRSKLKQEIKDATSIIIAQRIGTIKDADRILVLDEGKIVGIGRHDELMQTCDVYQEIAYSQLSKEELEIG; from the coding sequence ATGTTAAAAATATTTAGCCACTTTCAAAGAAAAGATTGGCTGTTAATTACATGTGCGTTAGTATTCATTGTTATGCAAGTCTGGCTTGATCTGAAGCTTCCGGATTATATGTCGGAAATTACTAGGCTTGTTCAAACAGAGGGAAGTGAAATTAGTGATGTTCTTTCCCAAGGCGGATTTATGCTGCTGTGTGCGGTGGGAAGTATGGCCGCTTCCATCATCACTGTGTATTTTGCCGCAAAAGTAGCAGCGAGATTTTCAAACAGATTAAGGGGAATGGTGTTTGATAAAACCTTATCCTTCTCGATGCAGGAGCTTTCTAGTTTTTCTACGGCAAGTTTAATTACTCGTTCCACAAATGATATTATGCAGGTTCAAATGCTCATCATACTTGGGTTGCAAGTTGTTTTGAAAGCCCCGATACTTGCGGTTTGGGCTATTTTAAAGATTATGGGGAAATCTTGGCAGTGGACTGCCGCGACTGGAGTCGCTGTGTTCGTACTATTGGTGTTAATTGCTATCATAGTTTTAATCGCATTACCTAAATTCAAAGTTATTCAAACATTAACAGATAATTTAAACATGGTTACAAGAGAAAATTTAACGGGAATACGTGTTGTTCATGCCTACAATTCTACTAAGTTCCATCAAAGTAAATTTGAAAAAGCGAACAACGATTTAACAGACACAAACCTGTTTACAACGAGAACGATGGCCATATTAATGCCGACAATTTCGCTTATTATGTCCGGAATCAGTCTTGCGATTTATTGGATTGGCGCCGTATTAATAAATGATGCGCCAATGACAAATAAACTGACGATATTCTCTGATATGGTCGTATTTTCTTCTTATGCGATGCAGATAATTATGGCATTTATGATGGTTTCCATTACTTTTGTTTTGCTGCCTCGTGCAGCTGTTTCTGCAAAGAGGATAAATGAAGTTCTCGATACGGAAGTCAGCATTAAGGATGGAACAGCAACAGAAGGAACTACAGAAGCAGAAATTGAATTTCGAAATGTCAGCTTTAAATACCCTGGGGCATCTGAATATGTTTTACAGAATGTAAGTTTCAAAGCGTCTAAGGGAGAAACGCTTGCTATTATCGGTTCTACAGGCAGCGGAAAGAGTACCCTTGTTAACTTGATTCCTCGTTTTATGGAAGCAACAGAAGGCGAAATTCTTGTGGATGGTCTTAATGTAAAAGAATATAATTTAGAATCGTTAAGAGATAAATTAGGCTATGTATCCCAAAAGGCGGTTATGTTCAGCGGGTCCGTTTCTTCCAATATTGCTTTTGGTGAAGCAGACAAAAGCACAAAAGCTGAAAGCGAAATAAAGAGAGCCGTAGAGATAGCGCAAGGAAAAGACTTTATTGAAAAAATGGATCAGCAATACGAGGCAGCTATTTCACAAGGTGGTACCAATCTCTCAGGTGGTCAGAAGCAAAGACTATCCATTGCACGTGCCATCTATAAATTGCCTGAAATTTATCTATTCGATGATTCCTTTTCTGCTTTAGATTATAAAACAGACCGTGTCCTCCGTTCTAAGTTAAAGCAGGAAATTAAGGATGCTACTTCCATTATTATTGCGCAGAGAATCGGTACAATCAAAGACGCGGATCGCATTCTTGTCCTAGATGAAGGCAAAATAGTAGGAATTGGCAGACACGATGAATTAATGCAGACATGTGATGTATACCAAGAAATTGCTTATTCACAATTGTCAAAGGAGGAGCTTGAAATTGGATGA
- a CDS encoding ABC transporter ATP-binding protein, whose protein sequence is MEPDKQPKDANIQSTQKGMNIKSLNELASYSKAYFPAIIIALILAMAAAIFSIVGPNQLSKMTDLITEGLVGSIDMDAVFDVAILLVFLYGVGFIFNYIQGYIMATVTQRVSKQLRHDISEKINRLPLKYFDSTTTGDVLSRVTNDVDMVGQTMNQSISGLITAITMFVGSLIMMFYTNWIMAISAVLSTVVGFVLMVFIISKSQTYFAQQQADLGKLNGHIEETYSGHNVVKAYNGEKQAQNDFSVINTRLYDSAWKSQFMSGLMMPLMMFIGNFGYVVVCIVGAALAVNGTISFGVIVAFMLYIRLFTQPLQQLAQAATNLQSTAAASGRVFEFLGEEELAKESNKLEKLENVNGNVEFKHVQFGYDEDKLIIKDFSVKVAAGQKVAIVGPTGAGKTTLINLLMRFYELNGGEITIDGISTNQMTRECLHDLFCMVLQDTWVFEGSIRDNIVYSRDDVSNQEVEAACKAVGLDHFIKTLPDKYDTILNDKSSLSAGQKQLITIARAMVKMAPLLILDEATSSVDTRTEVLIQQAMDKLTEGKTSFVIAHRLSTIKNADLILVMKDGDIIEAGNHQELISQDGFYAELYNSQFEEAS, encoded by the coding sequence ATGGAACCAGATAAACAACCAAAAGATGCTAACATTCAGAGCACGCAAAAAGGCATGAATATAAAAAGCCTAAATGAGCTTGCCTCGTATTCGAAGGCTTACTTCCCAGCAATAATTATTGCCTTAATTCTTGCTATGGCGGCTGCCATCTTTAGTATCGTTGGCCCTAATCAGCTAAGCAAGATGACAGATCTTATCACAGAAGGTTTAGTGGGCAGTATTGATATGGACGCTGTTTTCGATGTTGCTATTTTACTTGTGTTTTTGTATGGCGTAGGATTCATTTTCAACTATATCCAAGGCTATATTATGGCGACTGTTACACAAAGAGTTTCTAAGCAATTAAGACATGATATTTCCGAGAAAATAAATCGTCTTCCCTTGAAGTATTTTGATTCGACTACAACAGGAGATGTGTTAAGCAGAGTAACTAATGATGTAGATATGGTCGGTCAAACGATGAACCAAAGCATCAGTGGTTTAATTACAGCCATTACTATGTTTGTAGGATCATTAATTATGATGTTTTACACAAACTGGATTATGGCAATTTCAGCTGTGCTTTCAACCGTAGTTGGGTTTGTATTGATGGTCTTTATCATATCAAAATCTCAAACCTACTTTGCACAGCAGCAAGCAGACCTAGGTAAGCTCAATGGTCATATTGAGGAGACTTATTCAGGGCATAATGTGGTAAAGGCATATAATGGCGAAAAACAAGCGCAGAATGATTTTTCTGTCATTAACACAAGATTATATGATAGTGCATGGAAATCTCAATTCATGTCAGGTCTTATGATGCCACTCATGATGTTCATCGGAAACTTTGGATATGTAGTCGTTTGTATTGTTGGGGCTGCCCTTGCAGTAAATGGCACGATCTCCTTTGGTGTAATTGTTGCGTTTATGCTTTATATTCGGCTATTTACACAACCGCTTCAACAGCTGGCCCAAGCAGCCACTAATTTACAGTCTACTGCGGCAGCGAGTGGACGAGTCTTTGAATTTTTAGGAGAGGAAGAGCTTGCGAAAGAAAGCAACAAATTAGAAAAGTTAGAAAATGTTAATGGAAATGTGGAATTTAAGCATGTGCAATTTGGTTATGACGAAGATAAGTTAATTATTAAGGATTTTTCTGTAAAGGTGGCAGCAGGGCAAAAAGTTGCTATTGTAGGGCCAACAGGTGCGGGAAAAACAACGCTAATCAACTTACTGATGCGATTTTATGAATTAAATGGCGGAGAAATCACGATTGACGGCATTTCGACTAATCAAATGACAAGAGAGTGTTTGCATGATCTGTTCTGTATGGTGCTTCAAGATACATGGGTGTTTGAGGGGTCTATTCGCGATAATATTGTTTATTCAAGGGATGATGTATCAAATCAAGAGGTAGAAGCAGCCTGCAAAGCAGTAGGGCTAGATCACTTTATTAAAACATTGCCTGATAAATATGATACGATTTTAAATGACAAGTCAAGTTTATCTGCAGGACAAAAGCAGCTGATTACCATTGCCCGGGCTATGGTGAAAATGGCGCCATTACTTATTCTCGATGAAGCAACAAGCTCAGTCGATACGCGCACAGAGGTGCTTATCCAGCAAGCAATGGATAAACTAACGGAAGGAAAAACATCCTTTGTTATCGCGCACAGATTGTCTACGATAAAAAATGCCGATTTGATTTTAGTAATGAAAGATGGCGATATTATCGAAGCTGGTAACCATCAAGAATTAATCAGCCAAGACGGCTTCTATGCAGAACTATATAATAGCCAATTTGAAGAGGCATCTTAA